The Doryrhamphus excisus isolate RoL2022-K1 chromosome 1, RoL_Dexc_1.0, whole genome shotgun sequence genome includes a window with the following:
- the LOC131126115 gene encoding FERM and PDZ domain-containing protein 1 isoform X3 has protein sequence METFVSSTLLRNMREKDMKKAITFQLKKSQSQNDSKQKGLTVELARLNYLEELSELKSFGGKSFSATMMLQDRESTVTLLVGARYGVSQVINHKMSILSTLTEFNSITRLELIQESDKVSLVKIYLQDIKPMTLLLETLAAKDMSCLIAGYCRVFVDPAMNIFPWMDAPKKHKVSVEEGYVSRCGSDSDNSSDLDMEPLVSRQSRDGKRCPRVRSSSGPEGRRRPERNPEINKHARESRSRKDENDADAEKDPTDTIEESKKEDKQETGNQNGGRLRIHATDEDCEKPENEPQEPKTASAVTEDQPCLSDSCHTDSCVITSPSSDSLDFLEEDDLILCSCASLHPSASTPSHAQTYSTLELHPYTHTYSEGHLLAPPPAHSHRLLHVTSYSDDGGAKMCGDGAEPQRSFDIHLTNYSTSSYSESDNTCFAELSCLVDLPSPPEASEDEEDDVRKRTTALTDHTDEALTRLCDGGNSSFCRHPHSPSSTSASSHSDFVFNFDQSDARCYYKLCSNITPDSARSLSRPGSRTQRGEDPEQEHAPARDLRPLPILQPPPGFGDSSSDEEFFDARDRLTSPDDPGSGAGPKGDTVMKFTDGAEMKAGFLSDMTISTPDSKKEVSQRGNKEGGGGKALYDNRKRSRLRRSFKETDGASYPDPHSASTQDPVRSKSSKNHLAEAIDAHTLTSDPEPSEQTQNPSPTVSSLTHSEGEPAQLETKPILIAYGLGSSGQARDPLAPTRKRKQDMEMEPDAMESKSVNDIIKTRSPSITVVRCRVDPDGWESADRRADGKEELGNQDQNNKSAPVQKYDDAMPSSSYSPPPPPPSSPLLPVPVAHHSTGTSSCEEEENALKNPQLLTSDEGEGTGVVCSGRTPSDEVADGANSDNVFDDDDAINALGGKDDRTTVMNCSPRPEHTATDGGTKRNAHPEHTLAANAITASSDELKSDVLNNSCETQTVHKAKGESTSGADSLPANTTVVHNLAKGSPSPTHFLFQSCSPNVMGRLSASTLREKIQKLPMFLSHSQESLNQDGQCSANTDIMHTAMDVHDVMRIRDTLQAEESDDSDTTVTGSEVEDRFSVLPSPASKSDLGSEVRETPGMLEDDRTVRAEPQRQQQLESNKAPGPITQPPVSIALTPARHSTIPTVDTPGPVKDAPRSQMNDTRLPSVPPAIVVTTQNLNGPGLHFHGQSQKDQSSIDRPLISPPIPPEPNTDPWNPLSSGCLVFEVCEDPSHSGVSSEGGTTLSWKPALASRCEGLNTDACGCPAVYTNCFSGGGSFDEEMTVYEFSCQGSGEPPSSRLALPLTTDPSGPPSFLTSPTSELSPLLSPLSDVCMNCKTQKDTINRLGKQRYPKPPAGFHVLRVDVNQLLSVLEKSAADRSAAGQGGRHPRDTCASHFTENNQVLQTEARRLTTSCQKVVGIEQNPEEMLNLLADSFRTLVELAGVCIWFSGCDRCERRNAEAVSSLADVARSFKDLCLAAERAGGNRTCHDLSTKLLAKQCTALTASVFCLTQVFRTLTAL, from the exons ATGGAAACCTTTGTTTCCTCCACGCTGTTGAGAAACATGCGAGAGAAAGACATGAAAAAGGCCATAACCTTCCAATTGAAGAAGAGCCAATCCCAGAATGATTCCAAACAGAAAGGACTGACAGTTGAGCTGGCGCGCTTAAACTACCTGGAGGAACTAAGTGAGCTCAAGTCCTTTGGTGGGAAATCCTTTAGTGCGACTATGATG CTGCAGGACAGAGAGTCCACGGTAACCCTGTTGGTGGGCGCACGCTACGGCGTGAGTCAGGTGATCAACCACAAAATGAGCATCCTGTCCACCCTCACAGAATTTAACAGCATCACACGCCTGGAGCTCATCCAGGAGTCTGACAAGGTCAGCCTGGTAAAAATATACCTGCAGGACATAAAG CCCATGACACTGCTACTGGAGACGCTAGCGGCCAAGGATATGTCGTGCCTAATAGcaggctactgtcgagtgtttGTTGACCCCGCCATGAATATCTTTCCCTGGATGGATGCCCCGAAGAAGCACAAAGTGTCAGTTGAAGAAG GTTACGTGTCGCGTTGCGGCAGCGACTCTGACAACTCGTCCGACCTGGACATGGAGCCGCTTGTCAGCCGCCAGTCTCGTGATGGCAAACGTTGCCCACGTGTCAGATCCTCATCGGGCCCAGAGGGAAGGCGCAGGCCTGAAAGGAACCCCGAGATAAACAAACATGCCAGAGAAAGTAGAAGTCGGAAAGATGAAAATGATGCTGACGCAGAAAAGGATCCAACTGATACAATTGAAGAGAGTAAGAAAGAAGACAAGCAAGAGACAGGAAACCAGAATGGCGGACGATTACGGATTCATGCGACAGACGAGGACTGCGAGAAACCTGAAAACGAGCCCCAAGAACCCAAGACCGCAAGTGCAGTTACTGAGGACCAGCCGTGTCTGTCAGATTCATGTCACACCGACTCCTGTGTCATAACCAGCCCTTCCAGCGACTCTCTCGACTTCCTGGAGGAAGACGACTTGATTTTGTGCTCCTGTGCCTCCCTCCATCCCAGCGCTTCCACACCGAGCCACGCCCAGACATATTCCACTCTGGAACTCCACCCGTACACTCACACGTACTCCGAGGGTCACCTTCTTGCTCCTCCTCCGGCTCACTCTCATCGTCTTCTTCACGTCACGTCCTACAGCGACGACGGCGGCGCAAAAATGTGTGGCGATGGAGCTGAACCTCAACGCTCCTTTGACATTCACCTCACCAATTACTCCACCAGCTCCTACTCGGAAAGCGACAACACATGTTTTGCCGAGCTGTCCTGCCTTGTGGACCTCCCGAGTCCCCCCGAGGCGAgtgaggatgaagaggatgatGTGAGGAAAAGGACAACAGCGCTAACTGACCACACGGACGAGGCTTTGACAAGATTATGTGACGGAGGGAACAGCAGTTTTTGCCGACACCCCCATTCCCCTTCCTCAACCTCCGCCTCCTCCCACTCCGACTTTGTGTTTAACTTTGATCAAAGCGACGCACGCTGTTACTACAAGCTTTGCTCCAACATCACCCCTGACAGCGCTCGCAGCCTTTCCCGACCTGGGAGCCGGACGCAAAGAGGAGAGGATCCGGAGCAGGAACACGCCCCAGCACGTGACCTGCGGCCGCTTCCCATTCTCCAGCCGCCACCCGGCTTTGGAGACAGTAGCTCCGATGAGGAGTTCTTCGATGCCAGGGATCGCTTGACATCACCTGACGATCCAGGCTCCGGGGCGGGGCCTAAAGGTGATACTGTCATGAAGTTCACAG ATGGTGCAGAGATGAAAGCGGGTTTTTTGAGTGACATGACAATCTCCACGCCAGACTCAAAGAAGGAAGTGAGCCAACGAGGGAACAAGGAAGGCGGAGGCGGGAAAGCTTTATACGATAATAGAAAAAGATCCCGTTTGCGTCGTTCCTTCAAGGAAACTGATGGTGCCTCCTATCCAGACCCTCATTCGGCATCAACGCAGGACCCGGTCCGTTCCAAGTCAAGTAAAAACCATCTTGCAGAAGCCATTGATGCCCACACATTGACCTCTGACCCTGAACCTTCAGAACAAACACAGAATCCCAGTCCGACTGTCTCCTCTCTGACACACTCAGAAGGAGAACCAGCCCAGCTTGAAACCAAACCCATTCTCATCGCTTATGGTCTCGGATCCAGCGGTCAAGCTAGAGACCCCCTGGCCCCCACCAGGAAAAGGAAACAAGACATGGAGATGGAACCTGACGCGATGGAATCAAAATCTGTCAATGACATCATCAAGACCAGATCTCCTTCCATCACTGTTGTGCGATGCCGAGTGGACCCAGACGGGTGGGAGAGCGCCGATCGTAGAGCTGATGGGAAGGAGGAATTGGGCAACCAGGACCAGAATAACAAAAGCGCCCCTGTTCAAAAATATGATGACGCAATGCCTTCTTCTTCGTACTCTccgccacctcctccaccttcaTCCCCGCTGCTTCCAGTGCCGGTTGCTCACCACAGCACAGGAACATCCAGCTGCGAGGAAGAAGAAAACGCACTCAAGAACCCACAGTTACTCACAAGCGATGAAGGTGAAGGTACTGGTGTGGTTTGTTCTGGTCGGACTCCCAGTGACGAGGTTGCAGACGGCGCCAATTCCGATAACGTTTTTGACGACGACGATGCAATAAATGCTTTGGGTGGAAAAGATGACCGGACAACAGTCATGAATTGTAGTCCGCGTCCTGAACACACCGCCACTGACGGCGGTACGAAAAGGAACGCTCATCCCGAACACACGCTGGCGGCAAACGCCATCACAGCATCAAGTGATGAATTGAAAAGTGACGTTTTAAATAATTCATGCGAGACTCAAACTGTCCACAAAGCCAAAGGAGAGTCCACTTCGGGTGCTGATTCACTTCCCGCCAACACCACCGTGGTCCACAATCTTGCCAAAGGGTCTCCTTCGCCGACTCACTTCCTCTTCCAGTCCTGTTCCCCCAACGTCATGGGCCGTTTGTCTGCTTCCACACTCAGAGAAAAGATCCAAAAGCTGCCCATGTTTTTATCACATTCCCAAGAATCCCTGAACCAAGACGGGCAGTGTTCCGCCAACACGGACATCATGCACACGGCGATGGACGTCCATGATGTCATGCGTATCAGAGATACACTCCAGGCGGAGGAGTCGGATGATTCGGATACAACTGTCACAGGATCGGAAGTAGAGGACAGGTTTTCTGTTCTTCCATCCCCGGCCAGCAAATCTGATTTAGGATCAGAAGTGAGGGAAACACCAGGAATGTTGGAAGATGACAGAACCGTCCGGGCTGAACCCCAGCGACAACAGCAGCTGGAATCAAACAAAGCACCAGGACCGATAACGCAGCCTCCAGTTTCCATAGCGCTTACCCCCGCAAGACATTCCACAATTCCGACTGTGGACACTCCTGGCCCTGTCAAAGATGCTCCAAGATCCCAGATGAATGACACAAGGTTGCCCTCCGTTCCTCCTGCAATCGTGGTGACCACACAAAATCTTAACGGGCCGGGACTACATTTTCACGGCCAATCCCAAAAAGACCAAAGTAGCATCGACAGGCCCTTAATCAGTCCTCCTATTCCACCGGAACCCAACACGGACCCATGGAACCCACTTTCCTCAGGCTGCCTGGTCTTTGAGGTCTGTGAGGACCCGTCCCATTCGGGGGTGTCATCAGAGGGAGGGACTACTTTAAGCTGGAAACCTGCGCTGGCGTCTCGTTGCGAGGGTTTGAACACGGACGCCTGCGGCTGCCCAGCAGTCTACACCAACTGCTTCAGCGGGGGGGGCAGCTTCGACGAGGAGATGACCGTTTATGAGTTCTCATGCCAAGGCAGCGGCGAGCCGCCGAGTTCCAGGTTAGCTCTTCCTCTCACGACCGATCCTTCTGGTCCTCCATCCTTTCTTACCTCGCCGACATCAGAGCTCAGCCCCCTCCTCTCGCCGCTCTCCGATGTTTGTATGAACTGTAAAACGCAAAAAGACACCATTAATCGACTCGGAAAGCAGCGTTACCCAAAGCCGCCCGCCGGATTCCACGTTCTCCGCGTAGACGTCAACCAGCTCCTTTCTGTCTTGGAGAAAAGCGCTGCCGATCGTTCCGCGGCTGGTCAAGGAGGTCGCCACCCAAGGGACACGTGTGCTTCCCACTTCACAGAGAACAACCAGGTGCTCCAAACCGAAGCCAGGCGACTCACAACGAGCTGCCAAAAGGTCGTCGGCATCGAGCAAAATCCGGAAGAAATGCTCAATTTACTCGCTGACAGCTTCCGTACCTTGGTGGAGTTGGCGGGCGTATGCATTTGGTTTTCCGGTTGCGACCGATGCGAGCGGAGGAACGCCGAAGCCGTCTCGAGTCTAGCCGACGTGGCGCGCTCATTCAAGGACTTGTGTCTGGCGGCCGAGCGTGCGGGCGGCAATCGCACCTGCCACGACCTGAGCACCAAGCTGCTGGCTAAACAGTGCACCGCTCTCACCGCGTCCGTTTTCTGCCTCACTCAGGTCTTCCGTACGCTAACGGCACTGTGA